In Chthoniobacterales bacterium, a single genomic region encodes these proteins:
- a CDS encoding phosphatase PAP2 family protein, producing the protein VAGRARNQDWQRILVTAMVASTLAGMLVNAARLTTGRTRPRESPKIEQGWYGPYHDGKLTIGNSKYNSFPSGHTATAVGFAGVLLFARPLLGSAAMLIAFGIALSRMLLGAHHLSDVTVATLVALGVAWLCWRTAVRRGDEVAAWVRAKMRRCS; encoded by the coding sequence GTGGCAGGGCGGGCGCGGAACCAGGACTGGCAGCGGATTCTCGTTACCGCGATGGTTGCGTCGACCCTGGCGGGCATGCTGGTGAACGCCGCTCGCCTGACGACCGGGCGCACTCGGCCGCGCGAGAGCCCGAAAATCGAACAGGGCTGGTATGGTCCGTATCACGACGGGAAGCTCACGATCGGGAATTCCAAATACAATTCGTTCCCGTCCGGACACACCGCCACCGCTGTGGGGTTCGCCGGCGTGCTGCTCTTCGCCCGGCCGTTGCTCGGCAGCGCTGCGATGCTGATCGCTTTCGGAATCGCCCTCTCGCGGATGTTGCTGGGCGCGCATCATCTCTCCGACGTGACGGTCGCGACCCTCGTGGCGCTGGGGGTCGCGTGGCTTTGCTGGCGCACGGCGGTTCGTCGCGGGGATGAGGTGGCC